TTCGAGCACATGGACATCCGCTTCTATCACCGGCCCCGCGAGCGAACGGTGTCCGAGGTCCAGGGGTTCCTGGGCTCGCGGTCCGAGGGGTACGAGCTGAAGGAGGCCGGCAGGCGGACCACCGTGGTCCTGGCCAGGGCCAAGGTCACCATCACCGTGACCGCGCAGCCGGGGGGCGATTCCGAGGTCATCATCGAGTGCCTCGAGCCGGCCGGGACGGAGCTGTGCGACGAGCTGAAGAAGTGCCTGGACCGCCGTTAGGCCCGGCCGTGCGATTCCCCCAACACCATGGCGCCGGAGATCAGGTGGGCGATGCGCAGCGGCTCCGGCAGCGCGCCCTGCACCGTGCATTCCCTGATGATGTCATCGAGGGTGTCGCCGTCGATGCCCACCGCGGTCGCGTACAGCGACCTGTTCTTCGCGCCGACCCGGAACAGGGGGTTGCGCTTTATGACGGCGAGCCGGTCCCGCCAGTCCGGGAAATGAGCGCGGAGCGCGTCCTCCATCTTGAGGAAGTCGGGCATTTCCCGGGTCACGGTAGCGCACGGCACCCCGATGGCCTTGTGGATGCTGTCGATGTCGATCACGTTGAACCCGCCCACGGCCACGCCGTCGAACATGATGAGCTTCAGCTGCTCGGTGTACCGGGACCGCTCAAGCATGGCGATGACGGCGTCGTTGGCGTCACAGCCGTCCACGGCCACCTCGGTGCGCATGATGCCCTCGATGTACACGGGGAGGCGGGCCACCACCCCCACCACCAGGGCGCGCTCGGCGCGGAAAGAGAAGGGTGAATCGTCGATCCCGAGCACCCGCACCTGCTTTTTCATCGCCTACACCAGTTTGAGGTGGCCGGTCACCCTGTCCACGACGTCGTTCGGCCCGGGACCGATGCCCAGGCAGGTCACGGTGTTCGGGGGTATCTCGGTCATGCCCGCGTCCACTATCAGCGAGGTGGTTAGGCGAAGGTCCTCGGCTGACACCTTAAGCTCGAACAGCTCCTCCAGGTTCGGCACTTTCACCACCACCTTCCTCTGCCCCTCCGAGTACCACCGGTCGAACCACTCAGGGGTCTTCTTCTTGGCCGCCAGGGCGCAGTTGACCGCTGCGTGCGCGACCTGGGCCGCCATCTTGCCGGCGGACAGCCTTAGGTCCCACCGGACCGCTATGACCATCTTGTACGAGAAATCCATAATGATACCTGGATGGGGAAGGGACGGCTTTTCATGATTTAAAAGATGATGGATTGCATCCACGCTTCGGTCGGCGAGAACACGGCAATCGACGTGGGCGTTGATAATCAGCCCCAATAATCGGGACCATACCTACTATCACCCCTAAGAACGGTCCCCGTTCGACCCCGGAAGGGGCAAGCTATTTGGAGGGATGCATAATCGTAAGTAAAAAAATACCCAAGATAGCTGTAGCGCTGTCGGCACTGGCACTATTGCTGCCAGGGGTCTTCCTGGTGGGAGGCCCCGATACTGCCGCAGCGGCAACGTCAGCATCCGCCTATGGCCGGATATCGGTATCCGGCTCCGACATAACCGTCGATGGCGACGCGTCGGCGCAATTCTTCGGAGTGGTGGATACAACCGCCCTGCAGTTCGCGATCCTTGCGTACGTAGAGGGCGAGACCCAGTATGCGGGAAAGACCTCGGTGTTCAACGGCCCCGACACCTCTGACCAGGGCTACATATCGCAGAACGCCAACGCGGAGGAGTTCTGGAGCCAGTACTTCGCCTTGCTGGAATACTACGATTGCAACCTGGTCCGGATCGGCGCGGGGGACTCGTGGGGCAGCCAAATAGAGTACCGGGCATGGACCCAACACCACGATGCGTACCTATCCCTGCTGGAGACCATGCTGGAGCAGGCCGAGGCCCACAACGTGTGGGTAGTGCTGGTCCTGGCCGGATCGCAGGAATATCCCACCTACACATATGGCGGGAGCGGTTCGGTGTTCGACACCGGCTCGACGGCCTACGCGAACTACGTCGAGTACTGCAACGAGGTGATGGCGGCGCTGGAGGACTATGACGGCCTCGGGTGGTACGATCTCTTCAACGAGCCGGACCACAACAACTGCTACGCCAACTACTGGAGCTCCCACGGCGGCAAGACCGCGTTCCATGCCTGGGCCAGCGCGGTCGCCGCCGACACGGCGGACGCATCCACGCACCCCCGCAGCATGGGAGTGGCAGGCTATGGCAACATGTTCGGGTGGAGCCAGTCCGACTTCGACCTCGCCACCGGTACGGTGGGCTTTGAGATCGCCTCTCGGCACTACTATGCCTCGGCGAGCGACGCCAGCCTGTTCTCTACCCCCGAGCAGTGGGCCGAGAACGATAATATACCCCTGTTCTGGGGAGAACTGGCGTACAACGCGGTGTACCCCCTGACCAGGTGGACCTTTGGCGAGGAGGCCATCTACGCCAACGGCGGGCAGGCCATTGCATCGATGGTGCTGACCGGCACCTCTGGGTACCCGTACACTGGAGGGACCATAGTCGGCACCGGCGATGACGCCGATGACAGCGCCGACGACGGTACGACCGGGCCCGTGGACGAAACCCCCAGCGGCAACGACAGCTCCGTTCTTCCGACCGACAACGGGACGGGGAACGTCACCGGACCGACCGAGGGCACCCCCGGCGGCAATGAGACGGAGGGGCCCGGTCCCTCTGAGGGCAACGGCACCGCTCCGATAGGCGGGCCGTGCCAAGAGAGGCCGGACCGCTCGCCCCACCATGGCGATGCCTGGCATCACCATGGTAAGCGCTGGCACCACTTCGGAGCGCTTGACCGCTGGAGCGAGGGGGCATGGCATCAGGCCGGGAGGGCGCCCCGCTGCTGAGGCCAGAGCATCCCATCGGACCGACCCAAACCCATCCCTTTTTTATGCCGACCGTTCAGGGGGCTTGACGCATGAAACGATGAGAGGTGAACACACATGACCATGTTGATAGAGGAGCACACCTACATGCTGGGCGTTAGGGGAAAGACCGTAGAGAGGCTGAAAGCCGTCGACATCGAGACCCTGGAGGACCTGGCCGACGCGCCCATCGACCTCATTGTCAAGAACCTCCGGTGCACCGTCGAGCGGGCCAGGGTTTTGATCAACCGGGCCAAGAGGGCCGTCCGCATGAAGATGCCTGCCCGGCCTGCGGGCCGGGAGGATGGAACGAAAGCGCAGCGGACCGGCCGGGGCCGCGGTCCCCGGGAACGGGACGAGGAGCGGCCCGTGTTTTATGTGCGCGGCCCATAGACGGACCTGATCCGACAGCTCGCATGATGGGGCGTCCACTGAGGACTGTTCGGACACCGGAACGGCCGCCGTACCGAGCCGACGCGGTTGGGGCACTGCCGCAAAAAGCAGCCGAGAAAAAGTTCGAAGGCCGCCTCCGCGTGCCGTAGAGGCGGCCTCTGGCCCGGGGTTCACGAGCTCAGGCGGCGGTTGAAGATCGTTGTCGCCAGCCCGAGGATGACGATGGACAGTCCGATGCCGAGGGCCGCGGTGGCCTCCAGAGAGAACATGTTCTCCAGAGCTGGCAGGACCACGACGGCGGAGAGCTGGTTCCCGCCGTAGAGGGTCAAGATGACCCCGACCAGCACGGACCTGACCAAGCTGCCGAACAGCACCGCCGCGGCGGAGCAAAGGCAGGCCATGGTCAGGGTGACAAGCATCGGGCCCCGCAGCGCTCCAAGGTCCACCGTTCCGCTGACATACCAGTCATAGCCGTTCGCCAGCACCAGGGCGAGCGCGGCGGCCAGGACCACGCACGTCAGCACCGCGAGGTACTTCGCCAGCAGCAGATGCGACCGCTTCACCGGCCGCACCAGGAACAGGTCGAAGGCCCCCTGCGAGCGCTCGTTAATGATGCTGACCGCCAGCGTGGTCGAGGCCAGGAGGCCGGCGGTCGAGGATACCAACAAAGCGGTGAACGCGCCCAGGGGCATGCCCCCGAGATCCGGGGAGAGAATGTACATCAGCACTGCTATCGCAGGCAGCCCGACGAACAGGATGGCCATGACCTTGGAGCGGTAGAATCCGTTCAGCTCATCCTTGATGAGCAAGGCGAGGCTCATGCCGTACCCTCCACGCAGGCCATGTAGATATCCTCAAGCTTAGGGTCATGACGGTTAAAGGAGCGGACGTTGCACCCCGCTTTCATAAGCGCCTCGATGAGCCGGGGGGCCACGACATCCCATTGTCCCGGGTCGTTGATATGCGCCACCAGCAGGCCGGCGGACGGCTGCCTAAGGTCGATCCCGGGCATGTTGATGGACTTCCACTCTCCCTTGTCGTCGGCGAGCTCCACCACTAGCTCAGAGCGCAGGGAGACCAGCTTCTCCAGCCCCCTGATCGGCCCAGCATAGCGTACCTTCCCGCCCTGCAGCAGGCCGACCGAATCGGCTAGGTCCTCCACGTCGGAGAGTATGTGCGAGGAGAACAACACGGTCGTGCCCGACTCCCTCAGTTCCCGTACGATCTTCTTGAACAGGAAGCGGCTGGCGGGGTCCAGGGCGGCCATGGGCTCATCGAGGACCAGCACCGCCGGTTCATGCAATATCGCCTGGGCGAGGCCCAGCTTCTGCAAGGTCCCCCCGGAAAGCTTGTTGATCTTCCTTCCCCGGTACTCTTCGATCCCCAGCTGTCCCAGCACCTCGTCGATGCGCCGGCCGAGGCGCTCCCCTTCCAGCCCGGACAGCTTGCCCAGGGTCCTGAGGGCCTGCTCGGCGGTCCTCCATTCCTGGAAGGCGGCGCGCTGGGGCAGGTAGCCGACTCGGACCTTGCGACGCGCCTCCGGCGAGACCATGTCCATGCCCGACACCAGGACCTTGCCCCCGTCGCGGGGGACCAGGCCCAGGAGGGAACGGATGATGGTCGATTTACCGGCGCCGTTGGGGCCGATGAGACCGAACACCGCCCCCTCGTCCACTCGGAGGCTGGCGTGGTCGACTGCCAGGACCTCCCCGTATTTCTTGACCAGCTCTTCGATGATTATAGCTTCCATGGTATTGCACCTTGCATGGAAGTGTACGGCCCTGTGTGCCTTGAGCTGATGTTCCCGTCCGAGATGAGGGAACGGCCTCTATTCATGATTTCTTATCCCATTTATTCCCAGGGAGGGGGACGAAAAGGCCATCGGCCTCCGGGCCAGTCATTTCGACCGGTCGGAGATGAGCTTGTCCATCCATGTCGGGTAGAGGCGCATGTCGTAGAACAGGTTGGAGTACAAAGACTCGAAATCTTCGTTGGCGTTGAGGGATGCCTCCGCGTCCCGCAGCTCCTTCAGGTCCCGGGCCCACATCGACAACAACAGCAGATCGGGCTCGACGTTCGATGCAGATACGCCGAGAATGTGGGGATTCCTGCTGTTGAATAGTGCGAGGGCGGCGTCCTGAAGCGACCGGCCGCCCCGTTTTAACTTGGCGTGCACGATGGATGTGAGGCCACCCGACGAACAGGGGCCCCCGTCGAGCATATAGTACACGAACTTCTGCTCCTCCAGGGCTTCCAACCTCCTCTTCACTGTCTTAGCCGTGGAGCCCACATCCTTGGCCACATCCTGGAGCGGACGACGACAATCGTCCCACAGCGCCTTGACGATGCGATAGTCCGTTCTGGTCAGGGGGTCCTTGGCCGGAGGTTGACCGATCATGACCATGGCCAGAGCCCTCAGGTCGTCGATGCGGCCGACATTTCGCACGAACGCTTGATAATCCAGCATTTCCTGGTGGGACCGGACCCAGGCGTCCACATACAGGAACTGCCCGCCCGCGGCGACGATGCGCGAGGTGCATTCGTGCTCGCCGATCCTCTCCATCGTCGCCAGGAAGTCATTGGCCGTCGACCGCCCGTATAGGTTCAGGAACCCCCCGCCAGTCACCTGAGGGGCAAGTCGGGTCCTGAAGCCCATGATGATCCCTTTGGCGATGAGCTGCTGGATGCGCTTGTGCACCCCGTTCACAGAAAGGGACAGGCGGTCAGCCAGGTCCCGATAGGGCCGACGGGGGTCCACGGCCAGTTCCTTGATGATGAGGATGTCCGTCTCGTCCATGGGCGGTCCCCTAACATGTCTCAGGTTTAAAAAACGTCATCCTCGAACGCGCCCCGCTCACTTTATGGCGTAGAAGCCAGCCTGCAGCTTGGAACGCCAGAACAGCTCCGCAGTTCTGAAACCGGTGCGACGCAACAGCTCCAGGTGCTCCTCCACGGTGATGGGAAAGCATTCCACGTCGAGCCTGGCCAGGAGCTGGGCGATCCCCGCTGAGGTCATACTGTTCCGGGCCCAGTAACGTCCCCACAGCCTCTTCCCGATCTCATACCCCTCGGCCGTGGTGGGACGGACATTCTCGAAAGCGATGAACGTGCCGCCCTCAGGCAGCATATCGTAACATGTCCTCACCGCCTCCGCCCTGCCCTCCGGGGGCATGTAGTGGTGGCACAGGACCGCGGTGATGATGTCGGGGCGCTCGCCCACCTTGCCCAGCAGCTCATTGGTGTGCAGGGGCGGGAGGAACCGGACCCGCTCCGCATTGGCCAGCCTGGCTTTGGCCAGGTCCAACATGCCCGAGAACGGGTCGCTCAGAACGAACTTCGTGCTGGGCAGCTGGTCCACGGCGCGCTGCACCAAAGCCCCCGTGCCGCAGCCAGTGTCCAGCCAGACCCGCGGCGGGTGGTCCAGGCATAGGGCCAGGTCAATGATCTCCTGGTGCATTGCCCCGTAGTACGGCATAGTCGTACGGATCTGGACATCATAATCCTCGCTTTTTAGCGGGGTCCTGTTCGATTCCGCGGGCACACCCCGGGGATGCGCTTGAAGGACTATAATTCATTATCTCGCTCTCGCTTCCACCAATGGATGATGAGATGGGCGCATTGTCATCGTTCCACGTCAGCTTGACCGGGAGATCGCACACTCTTCAAAGATCAATTTCAGGCGCACATCGCCATGATAGAAAGAGGATATGGCAATAGTATCGTCCTGGTCATATGACTATTTCATACGATGAGGCGGAGGGCGCCCTGGCCTCTCGGTGCGATAAAGGCTTATCTATCCCCCCGTCATCCCATTGAACATGTTCGAGCTAACGAGAAGGGACGGCCTGGCTAGGATCGGCAAGCTGGAGACGCCGCACGGTGTCCTGGAAACCCCCGCCCTCCTGCCGGTGGTGAACCCCCGGCTGGTCACCGTCCCCCCGCGCGAGCTATATGATCGCTTCGGCTTCCGCGCGCTCATCACCAACTCATATATCATACGCAACGACCCCAAGCTGAACGAGGCGGCCAGGCGGGACGGCCTGCATGCCATGCTCGACTTCCCCGGGGTCATCATGACCGACTCCGGCACCTTCCAGTCGCACATGTACGGCGAGGTGGAGGTGAAGAACGAGGAGATCGTATCGTTCCAGCGGGACATCGGCACCGATATCGGGACGGTGCTGGACATCTTCACCGAGCCGGACTGGAGCAAGGAGAGGACCGCCGAGGCGGTGGACGTAACGCTGGACCGGACCCAGGACGCCGCTTCCATCAAGGGCGGCATGCTCCTCGCTGGGGTGGTCCAGGGCTCCATATTCCCTGATCTACGGGAGAATTGCGCCCGGAGGCTGGCCCTCATCGACGTGGACGTGCACCCCATCGGGGGAGTGGTCCCGCTCATGGAGCAGTATCGCTTCGCCGAGCTTGTCGATGTTATTGTCGCGTCCAAGAAGGGACTGGACCCCAGCAGGCCGGTGCACCTGTTCGGCGCCGGCCACCCCATGGTGTTCGCCTTGGCCGCTCTGCTGGGCTGCGACATGTTCGACTCCGCCTCGTACGCCAAGTTCGCGCGGGACGACCGCTTCATGTTCCCGGAGGGCACCGCGAGCCTCTCGGACATGAAAGGGATCCACTGCCACTGCCCCGCCTGCGCCTCCCACACGTACGAGGAGATCTCCAAGATGGCGCCGGCGGAACGGACCGCGCTCATCGCCCGCCACAACCTGTGGGTTTCTCTTGAGGAGATCGAGAGGGTGAAGCGCGCCATTTTGGAGGGGGACCTGTGGGAGCTGGTGGAGAGGAGATGCCGCGCCCACCCCGCCCTGCTCAGCGCACTGAGGAGGCTGGCCGACCACAAGGGATACCTGGAAAGGTTCGAGCCGCTCAGCCGGGACAACTCCCTGCTGTACACCGGCATCGAGACCCTCGATCGGCCCGTCCTCCTGCGCTACGAGAAGCGGTTCTTCGATCGCTATCAGTACCCGGACCACGAGATCATGGTGGTGTTCGAGGACGACGGCGGCAAGCCGTTCGCCCGCCACTACGCTCCTCAGATCAGGGAGATGCTGGAGAAGTACGACACTCACTTCTTCGTCGCCTCTCCCATCGGGCCGGTGCCGATCGAACTGGACGAGATGTACCCCATAGCGCAGTCGCTGTTCCCGGACCGCCCCGACCTGGAGACCAAGGAGCGCATCAAGGAGCAGATGGAGCACATGTCCCACGAGCAGACCTACTCCGTGGGCATGGCGTACGACGGGGAGGCGACCATGCAGGCGCTGGAGATGATGAGCCAGAGGCCGCCTTCGTTCGACATCGACCTCGCTCGGGTGAAGGCCGTGGCGGACTACCAGTTCGGAAGGGGCGCGTCGGCCGTCCTGCTGGACGGGAAGGTCAAGTTGGTGAAGTCCGAGAACACCGGCAAGATCCGCAATGTGTTGGTGGACGGGGAGCACATCCTTTCCATGAGGGCCAACGACGGCTTCTTCACGCTGAGGCCTCCCGGAGCGTTCCGCCTGCTGAAAGGGTTCCCCGCACCGCACATGAGAGTGGTGGTGAAGGACGACGCCATCCCGTTCAACCGGGAAGGGAAGAACGTGTTCTGCGCCTTCGTGGAGGAGTGCGACCCCGATGTCGTGCCGATGGACGAGGTCCTGGTAGTGAGCTCGAAGGACGAGCTGGTGGCGATAGGGCGGGCCATGATGGTGAGGGACGATATGCTGGCCTTCCGCACCGGCATCGCCGTCAAGGTCAGGGAAGGGATCAAGAAGTAATCACTTGGCGGCCTGGACCACTTCCTCGGCCACCTTGACGCAGGCGAGAAGGTCCTCCATGGTGTGAAGCATCTGGGGAGCGGTCCCGGACCTGGAGCGGACGATGACCTTGCTGCCGTCCAGCTCGGCCTCGGCGTAAGGTTCGTTGTCCGGAGATATTGCCGCCAGCACCGCTGCCGCTTCCTCCGGCGTGGCATATTCCAGCTCGATGACGCAGTCCACGGTCACGGTGCCGCAGATGCCGCTCATGGAAAAAAAGGTTGTCATTTTCGGACAGGGAAACATTATACGGCCGCAACTCGATGATTTCCACAAGTGTTTGCATGGAACTTATGAAGTGCATCGAAAAAAGGCACAGCGTACGCGGCTATACCGACGAGCCTGTGCCGGACAGCGTAGTGGAGGAAGCGCTGAAGGCGGCGATACTGGCGCCGTCAGCGGGGAACCTCCAGGCCCGCGATTTCGTAGTGGTGAGGAGCGCGGAGACCAAGAAGAAACTGGCGGGGGCGGCGAACCAGCCGTTCATCGGGGACGCTCCCGCCATCATCGTGTGCTGCGTCAACTACGACCGCATCGCCAGGTATGGGCAGCGGGGGCATGACCTGTACTGCCTTCAGGATGTGGCGGCCTCGGTGGAGAACATGCTTCTTTACGCCGCCTCGAAGGGCTACGGCACCTGCTGGATAGGGGCGTTCGACGAGGACAAGGTGAAGGCCGCGCTGGGCCTGCCGCCTAACATACGCGCGGTGTCCATGGTCCCCATCGGAAAGGCCAAGAAAGAGGGGAAGCAGCCTCCGCGGCTGAAGTTGGAGGAAGTGGTCCACCGGGAGAGTTGGTGAAGCTCAGATCCACGCAAGCCGTTCCCGTAGGCGGTGAACGGGTTGCTTCGTGGGATAGACCACGTAGCGCTGACCGTTTCGGACATGTAACGCTCGATCGATTTCTACCGATCGCTGGGCTTCAGGGTCACGGCGCGGTGGATGGTGAGGGACGCGGGCATGGCGCATCTGTGCCTGGCGACCGATGACCTGGATGCCGGGGTGGCAAGGCTGAGTGATATTGGCATCGCGGTCAGCGAGGCGCCGCACAAGGTCGGAGGGGACGCCTTCGACATCGTCGCCACGGACCCACGGTACCTGATCAAGAGAGGGCTGCACCGCGCGACCCTTGCCGGCCCAGACAACGTGGTGATCGAGCTGTTGGAGATGAAAAAGGTAGCCCCGGGCAGATTCGAACTGCCGTCGCTGGCTCCAAAGGCCGGCATGATTGACCACTACACTACGGGGCTGTGTCTGACCACATAATGCTTCTGATATTTAATCCCGAAGAGGGCCGCCGGTCCCGCTGCAACCATGTGTGTTCATAAGTGCTCGCTTCCAATATATTCAAGGGCCGCGCTAGTTCGGTACCGAGGGAACGAGCGGGTCCGATGGAAGCGAGCGGAATGATGAGGGCAATCGTCAGCACCAGGTACGGCAACCCCGAGACGCTCCAGCTCATGGAGGTGGAGAGACCGGTCCCCGTGAACAATGAAGTGCTGGTCAAGGTGCACGCGGCATCCCTGAACAAGTCCGACTGGTACATGATGACCGGAAAACCGTTCCTGGTCCGGATGATGGCAGGAGGGCGGCAGAAGAAGGGGATGCGGGGCATCGGCTCCGACCTGGCTGGCGTTGTCGAGGCGGTCGGGGAGAACGCTCGCCGGTTCAAGCTAGGGAACGAGGTGTTCGGGAACACGTCGGTGGAACGGCTTGGCAGCTGCGCGGAGTACGTGTGCGTTCCGGAAGAACAGCTGGCCCCGAAGCCTTGCAATATCTCGCTCGAGGAGGCGGCGGCCGCACCCCTGGCGGGGATGACCGCACTGCAGGGGCTTCGAGGCATGGGACACATCGGGCCTGGGAAGAAGGTGTTGGTCCATGGGGCATCGGGCGGCGTGGGCACCTTCGCGGTGCAGATCGCCAGGGCGTTCGGCGCGGAGGTCGACGCCGTCACCAGCCCAAGACATGTGGATGCCGCGAGGCATCTGGGAGCGGGCAGGGTCATCGACTATACCAGGGAGGATTTCACCGCAGACCCGCGTAAGTACGACATCGTCTTCGTGGCCAACGGTTCTCGCTCCGTCTTCGACTACTGGCGCGCCCTAAACCCAGGCGGCGTGTGCATAGTGTCAGGGGGATCCATGGCCCAGTTCGCCCAGGCCGGCGTCCTGGGGCCTTTCGCCTCGCTCGGGAACAGGAAGATAAGGCTGCTCAGCGAGAAGAACTCCCAGGAGGACCTGGCCATGCTGAAGGATATGCTCGAGGAGGGGGCGGTGGTCTCGATCATAGACAAGAGCTACCTTTTGAGCGAGGTCCCCCAGGCCATGACATACCTCGGCCAGGGGCATTCCGGCGGCAAGATCGTCATCACCGTGCCGTGAGCGGGCCGATTCACAGCACCCTGCCGAGAAGATAGGTCGGCGCGGCCTCGGTGATCTCCACCTCGACCTTGGAGCCCAGGGGGAGCTTCTGTTGCACCGCCACCGGGCGGTATGAGGAGGTCCGCCCGATGACGCTGCCGGGCTTCCCGACCTCGATGATGAGGATCCGCTCCCTCCTTCCGATCATGGCCTGGTGCAGTTCCTCGGCGATGGCGAAGCGAAGCTTGGTCAGCTCCCTGGAACGCTCCTTGGACACCCAGCCGGGGATCTGGTTCTTGGCCTTGGCCGCCGGGGTGCCGGGGCGGGGGGAGTAGCGCGTGACATTGACGGTGTCCGGGCGCATCTCCTCGATGAGCTTCACGGTGGCGCGGTGGTCCTCCTCGGTCTCGCCGGGGAACCCAGTGATCACATCAGTGGACAGGGTCATGTTCGGGCACGCCTCACGAAGTTTCGAGACCAGGGCGGCGAACTCGTCGGCCTTGTAGCCGCGGTTCATGGCATCGAGCACGTCGTCGCTCCCGCTCTGCACCGGGAGATGAATGAACTTGTACACCTTGGGATGCATCCAGGCGGGGATGAGGTCGTCGATCACCCTGGCGAGATTGTCGGGGTTCATCATGCCCACCCGGACCATGAAGTCCCCGGGGATCTCGACCAGAGAGCTGAGCACCGATGACAGGTTCTTGCCCGAGTCGAATCCATAGCAGGCGGTGTCCTGGGCGGTGACCAGGATCTCCCTGGAGCCGCTGTCGATGTGCTTCCGGGCCGAGGCCACCAGGTCCTCGATAGGATAGCTGGCGAGAGTGCCCCGGGCCGCCTTGGTTATGCAATATGAGCACGCCCCCACGCAGCCCTGGGAGATGGGCAAGGTGGCCGAGATCGGGGCCGGGCGGAAGAGAGGTATCAGATCGGCCCTGCCTACGCTGCTCTCTATCAGTTCGGTGAACGACCCATAATCGCGCGGGGCGATTATCATCGCGTTCGGCGCCTTCTTGACGATGGCGTCGGCCTGGATGGCGGCCATGCATCCCGAGACGACCAGGTGCTTGCGCTGAGAGGATATCTCGCCCATGCGCTTGAGCATGCGGTTCTCCGTCTCGCTGATGACCGTGCAGGTGTTGAGGACCACCAGGTCGGCCGCGGCGGGGTCGTCCACGACCTCATGGCCCAGCGACGTGAGCATGCTTTCCAGCATGGCGCCCTCGCCCTGGTTCATGGTGCATCCATACGTCTCTACGCACACCTTCACGCCGCACACCATTCTCATCCGATAATTAATGGTTTTTGTCAAAAAGGCCACCATGTTGCGGGTACGGGAGGCTGCGCTGGAGGAGAATGAAAAAGAAAGATGAGGCTGGAGGTCTCTATTCCGGGCTCACTTCTTCTTGCGCAGGAAGGTGAAGCCTCCGACGGCCGCGATGGCGATGACGGCCACGATCACCAAGTAGATCCAGGGGTCGTTCCCAGGAGCATCATCCTCGCCTGCGGCGTGCCCGTGGTCGACCTCTTCGGCTTCCAGGCTCAATATCCCGATGTCCTCCTGACCCTCCGCATCGACCGTGACGCTTCTGGTCATTGCCTCATAGCCGCCCTTCTCTATCGTTAGCGTGTATGTGTTGAAGATGGCGTTCTCGAAGACGAAATGACCGGTCCCATTGGTCAGCGCAGACACGGTGCTGTTGAGCCTTACCGTGGCGCCGGCGATGGGGTTGCCGTCATTGTCCTTGACGATGCCGGTGATGGAGCCGAAACCGGTGTTGCTCTCAGGAGGACCGACGACAGCGGCCTCCAACTGCACAGAATAGATCGTATAGGATCCTGCGACGCCAGCCAAGGGATAGTACGTGTTGGTAGCATAGCCACTTTTCGCTATGGTTATGGTGTATATCCCCGAAGCGACAGGATAGAACTCATAGTATCCCGTAGAGCTGGTCGTCCCGGTCATGCCGTTGCTGAGCGTGACGGCGGCACCGGCGATGGGAGATCCGGCACTGTTCGTTATCGTCCCATAGATCCGGCCCTCGTTCTTCAGCGTTGTGAAGGCCCAGGACGCTGTTGTCAGTTCGTTCCCCGAAAGGTCCTTACCATTCACGGTGACCGTGTATTGTGCGTTGTATGCCATGTTTGCAGATGGATTGAACGTGGCGGTTTTCCCGTCAGTGCTCCAGCTTATAGATCCGATCACACCGCCGGTGACGGCAATGGTTACCGAGCTCTGGTCCATCACCTCGTTGAAGGTCACCACGATGTTGCTGGTGACGGCCTCATTGGTGTTCGTGGGCGACTTTGTGATGATGGTCGGAGCGTCGGTGTCCGGAACGAGGGCGACCAGGACCAATGAGCCGTAGCCGACGCCGCTTCCCGGAGGCGCCGACAAAC
The window above is part of the Methanomassiliicoccus luminyensis B10 genome. Proteins encoded here:
- the tgtA gene encoding tRNA guanosine(15) transglycosylase TgtA, whose amino-acid sequence is MFELTRRDGLARIGKLETPHGVLETPALLPVVNPRLVTVPPRELYDRFGFRALITNSYIIRNDPKLNEAARRDGLHAMLDFPGVIMTDSGTFQSHMYGEVEVKNEEIVSFQRDIGTDIGTVLDIFTEPDWSKERTAEAVDVTLDRTQDAASIKGGMLLAGVVQGSIFPDLRENCARRLALIDVDVHPIGGVVPLMEQYRFAELVDVIVASKKGLDPSRPVHLFGAGHPMVFALAALLGCDMFDSASYAKFARDDRFMFPEGTASLSDMKGIHCHCPACASHTYEEISKMAPAERTALIARHNLWVSLEEIERVKRAILEGDLWELVERRCRAHPALLSALRRLADHKGYLERFEPLSRDNSLLYTGIETLDRPVLLRYEKRFFDRYQYPDHEIMVVFEDDGGKPFARHYAPQIREMLEKYDTHFFVASPIGPVPIELDEMYPIAQSLFPDRPDLETKERIKEQMEHMSHEQTYSVGMAYDGEATMQALEMMSQRPPSFDIDLARVKAVADYQFGRGASAVLLDGKVKLVKSENTGKIRNVLVDGEHILSMRANDGFFTLRPPGAFRLLKGFPAPHMRVVVKDDAIPFNREGKNVFCAFVEECDPDVVPMDEVLVVSSKDELVAIGRAMMVRDDMLAFRTGIAVKVREGIKK
- a CDS encoding KEOPS complex subunit Pcc1, yielding MSGICGTVTVDCVIELEYATPEEAAAVLAAISPDNEPYAEAELDGSKVIVRSRSGTAPQMLHTMEDLLACVKVAEEVVQAAK
- a CDS encoding nitroreductase family protein, coding for MKCIEKRHSVRGYTDEPVPDSVVEEALKAAILAPSAGNLQARDFVVVRSAETKKKLAGAANQPFIGDAPAIIVCCVNYDRIARYGQRGHDLYCLQDVAASVENMLLYAASKGYGTCWIGAFDEDKVKAALGLPPNIRAVSMVPIGKAKKEGKQPPRLKLEEVVHRESW
- a CDS encoding NAD(P)-dependent alcohol dehydrogenase; protein product: MEASGMMRAIVSTRYGNPETLQLMEVERPVPVNNEVLVKVHAASLNKSDWYMMTGKPFLVRMMAGGRQKKGMRGIGSDLAGVVEAVGENARRFKLGNEVFGNTSVERLGSCAEYVCVPEEQLAPKPCNISLEEAAAAPLAGMTALQGLRGMGHIGPGKKVLVHGASGGVGTFAVQIARAFGAEVDAVTSPRHVDAARHLGAGRVIDYTREDFTADPRKYDIVFVANGSRSVFDYWRALNPGGVCIVSGGSMAQFAQAGVLGPFASLGNRKIRLLSEKNSQEDLAMLKDMLEEGAVVSIIDKSYLLSEVPQAMTYLGQGHSGGKIVITVP
- a CDS encoding tRNA (N(6)-L-threonylcarbamoyladenosine(37)-C(2))-methylthiotransferase, translating into MKVCVETYGCTMNQGEGAMLESMLTSLGHEVVDDPAAADLVVLNTCTVISETENRMLKRMGEISSQRKHLVVSGCMAAIQADAIVKKAPNAMIIAPRDYGSFTELIESSVGRADLIPLFRPAPISATLPISQGCVGACSYCITKAARGTLASYPIEDLVASARKHIDSGSREILVTAQDTACYGFDSGKNLSSVLSSLVEIPGDFMVRVGMMNPDNLARVIDDLIPAWMHPKVYKFIHLPVQSGSDDVLDAMNRGYKADEFAALVSKLREACPNMTLSTDVITGFPGETEEDHRATVKLIEEMRPDTVNVTRYSPRPGTPAAKAKNQIPGWVSKERSRELTKLRFAIAEELHQAMIGRRERILIIEVGKPGSVIGRTSSYRPVAVQQKLPLGSKVEVEITEAAPTYLLGRVL